In the Haloferula helveola genome, one interval contains:
- a CDS encoding type VI secretion system tube protein Hcp, producing MKATPARPYRENLSRKAKTFLTLLSGFLLGTGLASGEIFIQVPGVAGDVTTEGYDDGTWFEAFSGTYGVERDLVDSSTDGTASVNIGVGRLLPIGMASHLNRAAAPLAQAAASGEPVGDVEIHLVDLRQAVPLTFSIIRLRNSSVKDFTMETSSGDRPWFQAFFVYDAIEIINRLPGPDGIEEQTLDWTLTTEPTGEFSEALQGWLDHYFTAEEQADPEIGGLTADIDTDGLPAVVEFKLDRNPWDSSDGGHVLEHWMATVNGGQYLEVAFIQRSDDSTPDIQLEVQVTENLKDWTSGEDVAVLVSRTALGDDREQVVYRLTHSRAERPKQFVRLSVNHSSETP from the coding sequence ATGAAAGCCACGCCAGCACGCCCCTACCGGGAGAACCTATCCCGGAAGGCGAAGACCTTCCTCACGCTCCTGTCGGGATTCCTTCTCGGGACCGGGCTGGCGAGCGGCGAGATCTTCATCCAGGTCCCCGGAGTGGCGGGTGACGTCACCACCGAGGGATATGACGACGGCACTTGGTTCGAAGCCTTTTCCGGCACTTACGGAGTCGAACGCGACCTGGTCGATTCCAGCACCGACGGCACCGCGAGCGTCAATATCGGCGTCGGACGGCTTCTGCCGATCGGAATGGCGAGCCACCTCAACCGCGCGGCCGCTCCCCTCGCCCAAGCGGCGGCAAGCGGCGAGCCGGTCGGCGATGTCGAGATCCATCTGGTGGACCTGCGCCAGGCGGTGCCGCTCACCTTCAGCATCATCCGCCTGCGCAACTCCTCGGTGAAGGACTTCACCATGGAAACGTCCAGCGGCGATCGCCCATGGTTCCAGGCGTTCTTCGTCTATGACGCCATCGAGATCATCAATCGCCTGCCCGGCCCCGACGGAATCGAGGAGCAAACGCTCGACTGGACCCTGACTACGGAGCCAACGGGCGAATTCAGCGAGGCCCTGCAGGGCTGGCTCGACCACTACTTCACCGCAGAGGAACAGGCGGATCCCGAGATCGGCGGACTCACGGCCGACATCGATACGGACGGCCTGCCGGCGGTGGTTGAGTTCAAGCTCGACCGCAATCCGTGGGACTCCAGCGACGGAGGACACGTGCTGGAGCACTGGATGGCGACCGTGAACGGCGGACAGTATCTTGAGGTCGCCTTCATCCAGCGGTCCGACGACTCGACCCCCGACATCCAGCTCGAGGTCCAGGTCACGGAGAACCTCAAGGACTGGACCAGCGGCGAAGATGTCGCGGTCTTGGTATCGCGCACCGCGCTCGGCGACGACCGCGAGCAGGTCGTCTACCGACTCACCCACTCCCGTGCGGAAAGGCCGAAACAGTTCGTCCGGCTTTCGGTGAATCACTCGAGCGAGACACCGTGA
- a CDS encoding type VI secretion system tube protein Hcp, which translates to MKTLAIITSLALLLPTAASAMIFVKIPGMGDSSITTEGYNDGTWFVADSFSFGIEREMKESGEKGGTEDINIGVGELQECTISKSMDWASTQLAQFAINGNSPGTAEIHFVEVAGGGDGTADQPVCYLKYKLDRCFIKSWSTSGDADDRPTEEVAFYYNKIAFAYVGAAGSTPMSWDNTSQKKWTDSGL; encoded by the coding sequence ATGAAGACACTCGCCATCATCACCAGCCTCGCACTGCTGCTTCCGACCGCCGCCTCCGCCATGATTTTCGTGAAAATCCCCGGCATGGGCGACAGCTCGATCACAACCGAAGGCTACAACGACGGAACTTGGTTCGTCGCCGACTCGTTCAGTTTCGGCATCGAACGCGAAATGAAGGAAAGCGGAGAAAAGGGCGGCACCGAGGACATCAACATCGGCGTCGGAGAACTCCAGGAATGCACTATCTCGAAGTCGATGGACTGGGCCTCGACACAACTCGCGCAGTTCGCCATCAACGGCAATTCCCCCGGGACCGCGGAGATTCACTTCGTCGAAGTCGCAGGCGGCGGCGACGGCACCGCGGACCAACCGGTCTGCTACCTGAAGTACAAGCTCGACCGCTGCTTCATAAAGTCATGGTCGACCTCCGGCGATGCCGACGACCGTCCCACCGAGGAAGTCGCGTTTTATTACAACAAGATCGCGTTCGCCTACGTCGGAGCGGCAGGCTCGACCCCGATGTCGTGGGATAACACCAGCCAGAAGAAGTGGACCGACAGCGGACTCTGA
- a CDS encoding SGNH/GDSL hydrolase family protein, whose protein sequence is MTTAHSLSRRSLLQGVGSLGVLGALGATTAAVRAETATEPPKKGCVILFQGDSITDAGRDRKVLEANESKALGKGYPALAAGALLGSYPESELKIYNRGISGNKVPDLAERWQADAIDLKPDVLSILVGVNDLWHTLAFGRKYKGTVKDYEELYRALLERTRKELPGTRIVICEPFTTRTSDDFKVLAEYRAVARKLADEMKLTFVPFQSAFDSVLQAAPAEFWLWDGVHPTPAGHELMLQTWRKAVGI, encoded by the coding sequence ATGACCACGGCCCATTCCCTTTCCCGTCGTTCGCTCCTTCAGGGTGTTGGCTCGCTCGGTGTCCTTGGCGCCCTCGGGGCGACGACGGCAGCCGTCCGAGCCGAAACCGCGACGGAGCCACCGAAGAAGGGCTGCGTGATTCTCTTCCAAGGCGACTCGATCACCGACGCCGGCCGCGACCGGAAGGTTCTGGAGGCGAACGAGTCGAAGGCCCTCGGCAAAGGCTATCCGGCTCTCGCCGCGGGAGCGCTGCTCGGCAGCTATCCGGAATCGGAACTCAAGATCTACAACCGTGGGATCAGCGGCAACAAGGTGCCCGATCTGGCAGAGCGCTGGCAGGCGGATGCGATTGATCTGAAGCCTGACGTGCTGAGCATCCTGGTCGGCGTCAACGACCTCTGGCACACGCTCGCCTTTGGCCGGAAATACAAGGGGACGGTGAAGGACTACGAGGAACTCTATCGGGCGTTGCTCGAGCGCACCCGCAAGGAGCTGCCCGGCACGAGAATCGTCATTTGCGAACCCTTTACCACGCGGACCAGCGACGACTTCAAGGTGCTGGCGGAGTATCGTGCCGTGGCCCGGAAGCTGGCCGACGAGATGAAGCTGACGTTCGTGCCGTTTCAGTCGGCGTTCGACTCCGTGCTCCAGGCGGCCCCGGCCGAGTTCTGGCTTTGGGATGGCGTTCACCCGACACCCGCCGGCCACGAGCTGATGCTTCAGACGTGGCGCAAGGCGGTGGGGATTTGA
- a CDS encoding sialate O-acetylesterase, with protein MTRSASAGLASLTGQLFARIAGVFLIVNATAELRPAKIFTDHMVLQQELPVAVFGQADPGKAVSVSFKGAEAKGKADAGGRWEARLPAMEADGEAHSLLISDGDETVELKDVLLGEVWICGGQSNMGRPVTGKQAETADHPQIRLFNISGGTPREHDIDDRFGWAVCSPETIARAGDGIGEKRRGFTEVGYVFGRRLHEEMKVPVGLVQMNCGGSTAQDWTLQPELRATLTFDEPVERLTHQAGLLYEVRMRGIVPITTRGVVWYQGEDDGRNKDYGKDFATLIRTWRQLLGRDDLPFYFAQIAQTTYASGMLRVWEGQQWVMENVPHTGMAASNDIYVGTGNGGFKERLDKKSGLPIAGGGNPHPTGKDKIAERLARIALDRTYGREPGVIFGPLYESHEIQGDRIVVTFKHTGTGLATNDGEPPNWFELSDGTKDRNQTVYLKADAEITGSNQVTVRAEGIKEPKHVRFGWHPLTRFNLTNKEGIPATSFRSDKDDRWKVAGQ; from the coding sequence ATGACTCGATCCGCTTCCGCAGGCCTTGCCTCCCTTACCGGACAACTGTTCGCGCGGATCGCGGGCGTCTTCCTGATCGTCAACGCGACTGCCGAGCTCCGGCCTGCCAAGATTTTCACCGACCACATGGTGCTCCAGCAGGAATTGCCGGTCGCGGTCTTCGGTCAGGCAGATCCTGGCAAAGCTGTCTCCGTATCGTTCAAAGGAGCGGAGGCGAAGGGAAAGGCGGACGCCGGCGGCCGCTGGGAGGCCCGCTTGCCCGCGATGGAAGCCGACGGTGAAGCTCACTCTCTGCTCATCTCCGACGGAGACGAAACCGTCGAACTGAAGGATGTTCTCCTCGGCGAGGTCTGGATCTGTGGCGGACAGTCGAACATGGGCCGACCGGTGACCGGCAAACAGGCCGAGACCGCCGATCATCCGCAGATCCGGCTCTTCAACATCAGCGGCGGCACGCCGCGCGAGCACGACATCGACGACCGCTTCGGCTGGGCGGTCTGCTCGCCCGAAACCATCGCGCGCGCCGGCGACGGGATCGGCGAGAAACGGCGCGGCTTTACCGAAGTCGGCTACGTGTTCGGCCGCCGCCTTCATGAGGAAATGAAGGTCCCGGTCGGACTGGTCCAGATGAACTGCGGCGGTTCGACCGCCCAGGACTGGACCCTGCAGCCGGAGCTGCGCGCCACGCTCACCTTTGACGAACCGGTCGAGCGGCTGACCCATCAGGCGGGCCTACTCTATGAAGTCCGGATGCGAGGCATCGTTCCGATCACCACCCGCGGTGTGGTTTGGTATCAGGGCGAGGACGACGGCCGCAACAAGGACTACGGAAAGGACTTCGCCACCCTGATCCGGACATGGCGGCAACTCCTCGGCCGCGACGACCTTCCGTTCTACTTCGCCCAGATCGCACAAACGACTTATGCCAGCGGCATGCTGCGCGTCTGGGAAGGCCAGCAGTGGGTGATGGAAAACGTGCCCCACACGGGGATGGCCGCCAGCAACGACATCTACGTCGGCACCGGCAACGGCGGCTTCAAGGAGCGACTCGACAAGAAGAGCGGACTCCCGATCGCCGGCGGCGGAAATCCCCATCCGACCGGCAAGGACAAGATCGCCGAGAGGCTGGCCCGCATCGCGCTCGACCGGACCTACGGGCGCGAACCGGGCGTGATCTTCGGACCGCTGTACGAGTCCCACGAGATTCAGGGCGACCGGATCGTGGTGACTTTCAAGCACACCGGCACCGGCCTCGCCACCAACGACGGCGAACCGCCAAACTGGTTTGAACTGTCCGACGGCACCAAGGACCGCAATCAGACGGTCTATTTGAAGGCCGACGCCGAGATCACCGGATCGAACCAGGTGACCGTCCGCGCGGAGGGCATCAAGGAACCGAAGCACGTCCGCTTCGGCTGGCACCCGCTCACCCGCTTCAACCTGACGAACAAGGAAGGCATCCCCGCCACTTCGTTCAGAAGCGACAAAGACGATCGCTGGAAAGTCGCGGGCCAGTGA
- a CDS encoding histone deacetylase family protein produces the protein MKPIFFTHDDCDAHRMHPGHPERPERRQAILRHLRERKTLDAWEVREPPLVSREALDHVHDAKYLDRIFASSPDEGLADLDPDTAMSPGTLRAARLASGALEEAVALVSRGETRRVFCAMRPPGHHAESDGAMGFCFFNHVAVGAAAALEMPDIERVAVFDFDVHHGNGTVEMFQDRPEVLVCSSFQHPFYPGRYHDVKRPNIVNTPLPAGTGSKEFRVAIERDWTPALEKHRPQIIFVSAGFDAHKDDPLGGLKLDEDDFAWVTKWLVKAAEEHASGRIISTLEGGYDLDALARSVDAHLRELAR, from the coding sequence ATGAAGCCGATCTTCTTCACTCACGACGATTGCGACGCCCACCGCATGCACCCCGGTCATCCGGAACGCCCGGAGCGCCGGCAGGCGATCCTTCGCCACCTGCGCGAGCGGAAGACCCTCGATGCATGGGAGGTCCGCGAGCCACCACTGGTGAGCCGGGAGGCGCTCGATCACGTGCACGACGCGAAGTATCTCGACCGGATCTTCGCCTCGTCGCCCGATGAGGGTCTTGCCGACCTCGATCCAGACACCGCGATGTCGCCGGGCACCTTGCGGGCAGCGCGGCTGGCATCCGGCGCGCTTGAGGAAGCGGTCGCACTGGTCTCACGCGGCGAGACCCGGCGCGTGTTCTGCGCGATGCGCCCGCCCGGACACCACGCCGAGAGCGACGGGGCGATGGGTTTCTGTTTCTTCAACCATGTCGCGGTAGGAGCGGCTGCCGCGCTTGAGATGCCCGACATCGAGCGCGTCGCGGTGTTCGACTTCGACGTCCACCACGGCAACGGCACGGTGGAGATGTTCCAGGACCGGCCCGAGGTGCTCGTCTGCTCGAGCTTCCAGCATCCCTTCTACCCCGGCCGCTACCACGATGTGAAACGCCCGAATATCGTGAACACCCCGCTTCCCGCCGGCACCGGAAGCAAGGAATTCCGGGTGGCGATCGAGCGGGATTGGACGCCCGCCCTTGAGAAACACCGGCCGCAGATCATCTTCGTCTCCGCCGGATTCGATGCGCACAAGGACGATCCGCTCGGAGGACTCAAGCTGGATGAGGACGACTTCGCATGGGTCACGAAGTGGCTCGTCAAAGCCGCCGAGGAACACGCGAGCGGACGCATCATTTCCACCCTCGAGGGCGGCTACGATCTCGACGCGCTCGCCCGCTCGGTCGATGCACATCTGAGGGAGCTGGCCCGTTAG
- a CDS encoding GNAT family N-acetyltransferase, with product MSEPPMLIRLANSSDVPVVAEFNIALCRETEHRELDPATVTDGVGRFIGEPARGRYFVAELDGEVIGQSAHTFEWSDWRNGELWWIQSVYVHPDHRGKGVFRSLFEHIRQLGESDPDCCGIRLYMEHDNHTARRSYLKLGLEETGYEVMEVLL from the coding sequence ATGTCCGAACCCCCGATGTTGATCCGCTTGGCCAACTCGTCCGACGTGCCCGTGGTCGCCGAATTCAACATCGCGCTGTGTCGCGAGACGGAACACCGGGAGCTAGATCCCGCCACCGTGACCGATGGCGTTGGGCGCTTCATCGGGGAGCCGGCGAGGGGGCGATACTTCGTCGCGGAACTCGACGGTGAGGTGATCGGCCAGTCGGCGCACACCTTCGAGTGGAGCGATTGGAGAAACGGCGAGTTGTGGTGGATCCAGAGTGTCTATGTGCACCCCGATCACCGCGGAAAGGGCGTGTTCCGCTCGCTGTTCGAACACATCCGGCAGCTGGGTGAGTCGGATCCCGACTGCTGCGGCATCCGCCTCTACATGGAGCACGACAACCACACGGCCCGTCGGAGCTACCTCAAGCTGGGTCTTGAGGAAACCGGTTACGAGGTGATGGAGGTGCTGCTCTAA
- a CDS encoding sigma-70 family RNA polymerase sigma factor, which yields MSQPTQNTRLGITSSRFPKTRWTLVASARGAGLDAESAEALEELCRAYWQPVYAYIRRRGNSPSDAEDLTQGFFAVLLRRKSLDGVDADKGRLRTFLLTAVSRHMASEHEKATAAKRGDGAAVLPLDCGLAEEGFVPDPGHNVSPDLEFDRQWAMRVVAQAYAATAEDEVSAGRGDLFEELKGTISACGGTDRFSAIAERLGMSEGAVKVAAHRLRGRYGNHLRELVASTLVDPSDVDEEIRHLLATFGACRA from the coding sequence ATGAGCCAGCCCACCCAGAACACCCGTCTCGGCATCACCAGTTCGAGGTTTCCGAAGACGCGCTGGACCTTGGTGGCATCCGCCCGCGGTGCCGGTCTCGATGCCGAATCTGCCGAAGCACTCGAGGAATTGTGCCGCGCCTACTGGCAGCCGGTTTACGCCTACATCCGGCGTCGCGGCAACTCGCCCTCGGACGCCGAGGACCTCACGCAGGGCTTCTTCGCGGTGCTGCTCCGCAGGAAGTCGCTCGACGGGGTGGATGCGGACAAGGGACGCCTGCGGACCTTCCTGCTGACCGCCGTTTCACGCCACATGGCGAGCGAGCACGAGAAAGCCACCGCCGCCAAACGTGGCGACGGCGCGGCGGTCCTTCCGCTCGATTGCGGTCTGGCCGAGGAAGGATTTGTTCCCGATCCCGGACACAACGTCAGCCCCGATCTCGAATTCGACCGTCAATGGGCGATGCGAGTCGTCGCACAGGCCTACGCCGCCACCGCCGAAGACGAAGTGAGCGCCGGACGTGGCGACCTATTCGAGGAACTGAAAGGAACGATCTCGGCTTGTGGCGGCACCGATCGCTTCTCCGCCATCGCCGAGCGTCTCGGCATGAGCGAGGGAGCGGTCAAGGTGGCCGCCCACCGTTTGCGCGGACGTTACGGCAATCACCTGCGCGAACTTGTGGCGTCGACGCTCGTCGATCCGTCGGACGTGGATGAGGAGATCCGCCATCTGCTGGCGACCTTCGGAGCCTGCCGCGCCTGA
- a CDS encoding sialate O-acetylesterase — MKPLPILAFAALALPALADPLKVYILAGQSNMQGHAHVRTMDVIGLDPKTAPMLKEMRDANGDPKVCDDVWISSIGSSDEEKTGKLTVGFGPEKGGPKIGPEFTFGIYMQKQVDEPILIIKTAWGGKSIHTDFRPPSAGPFEFRDDQLAKFKEQGKDIDKIKAERKEATGHYYRLMTEHVKKVLGDIKRVYPDYDAEEGYEIAGFVWFQGWNDMVAGDVYPDRGKPGGYDAYSENLAHFIRDVRKDFSAPEMPFVIGVMGAGGPVEEYGPSQQRYAGIHSEFRKAMAAPASMPEFKGNVTAVYTEKYWDQELTKLREKDRELQKQVDEAVKAGKIEGKNKKDEIEKLRAKEFDDREREILTNGASNAEFHYLGSAKILGQIGKAFAEAIGEMSK, encoded by the coding sequence ATGAAACCGCTACCGATCCTCGCCTTTGCCGCCCTCGCCCTGCCCGCGCTCGCCGACCCGCTCAAGGTTTACATCCTCGCCGGCCAGTCGAACATGCAGGGCCACGCCCACGTCCGCACGATGGACGTGATCGGCCTCGATCCGAAGACCGCTCCGATGCTCAAGGAGATGCGTGATGCGAACGGCGACCCGAAGGTCTGCGACGACGTCTGGATATCCTCGATCGGAAGTTCGGACGAAGAGAAGACCGGCAAACTCACCGTGGGATTCGGGCCTGAAAAGGGAGGCCCGAAAATCGGTCCCGAGTTCACCTTCGGCATCTACATGCAGAAGCAGGTCGATGAGCCGATCCTGATCATCAAGACGGCCTGGGGCGGCAAGAGCATCCACACCGACTTCCGCCCGCCGAGCGCGGGTCCGTTCGAGTTCCGCGACGACCAGCTGGCGAAGTTCAAGGAGCAGGGCAAGGACATCGATAAGATCAAGGCGGAGCGCAAGGAGGCGACCGGTCACTACTACCGCCTGATGACCGAGCACGTGAAGAAGGTGCTGGGCGACATCAAGCGCGTCTATCCGGACTACGATGCCGAGGAAGGATACGAGATCGCGGGTTTCGTATGGTTCCAGGGCTGGAACGACATGGTCGCCGGTGATGTCTATCCGGACCGTGGCAAACCCGGCGGCTACGATGCCTATAGTGAGAACCTCGCCCACTTCATCCGCGACGTCCGCAAGGATTTCTCCGCCCCGGAAATGCCTTTCGTCATCGGGGTGATGGGCGCGGGTGGCCCCGTCGAGGAATACGGACCGTCCCAGCAGCGCTACGCCGGCATCCACTCCGAATTCCGCAAGGCGATGGCCGCGCCGGCCTCGATGCCGGAGTTCAAGGGTAACGTCACCGCCGTTTACACCGAGAAATACTGGGACCAGGAGCTGACCAAGCTGCGCGAAAAGGACCGGGAACTCCAGAAGCAGGTCGATGAGGCCGTCAAGGCGGGCAAGATCGAGGGCAAGAACAAGAAGGACGAGATCGAGAAGCTCCGCGCCAAGGAGTTCGACGACCGCGAGCGCGAGATCCTCACCAACGGCGCCTCGAACGCCGAGTTCCACTACCTCGGGTCCGCGAAGATCCTCGGTCAGATCGGCAAGGCCTTCGCTGAGGCAATCGGAGAAATGTCGAAGTAA
- a CDS encoding SGNH/GDSL hydrolase family protein, translated as MKLNLKNNRLIAGAIASLWMTCTAGATPFLSGITSMGDSLSDVGNFYAITGGTQPPPPYAPGRFSNGEVWVEYLAEWLNLPIEPEYQYALGGSSTGTANYNSIPPGFILPGFQQQVDGVIEDSGTPRIDPRALYTVWVGANDFFIWLGSGDPNALGMVSNGVSNTVNGIEELAAAGARNFLVVNVPDLGKTPSAAVLPPGVDGLLTNLCVAWNGLLDQKLDELEAERPSLRITRLDSFALINDMIANPADYGFTNVTDGAIYHLPSANPDDYLFWDPVHPTTTAHSYVAAAAYEALQEDYVIYRTPAGKRGQHARRCDPVSVSPGHARRPAWAGH; from the coding sequence ATGAAACTGAACCTTAAGAACAACCGACTCATTGCCGGAGCCATCGCCTCGCTGTGGATGACCTGCACGGCAGGCGCGACACCCTTCCTCTCGGGGATCACCAGCATGGGCGACAGCCTGTCCGACGTGGGCAACTTCTACGCCATCACCGGCGGCACCCAGCCCCCGCCGCCCTACGCGCCCGGTCGCTTCTCGAACGGAGAGGTTTGGGTCGAATACCTCGCCGAATGGCTGAACCTGCCGATCGAACCGGAGTATCAATACGCGCTCGGCGGATCGTCCACCGGAACCGCGAACTACAACAGCATCCCTCCCGGATTCATCCTTCCCGGCTTCCAGCAGCAAGTGGACGGAGTGATCGAGGACAGCGGCACTCCCCGCATCGACCCCCGCGCACTTTATACCGTCTGGGTCGGCGCGAACGACTTCTTCATCTGGCTGGGCAGCGGCGATCCCAACGCCCTCGGCATGGTGTCGAACGGAGTGAGCAACACCGTGAACGGAATCGAAGAACTGGCGGCCGCCGGCGCGAGAAACTTCCTCGTCGTCAATGTCCCTGACCTCGGCAAGACACCCAGCGCCGCCGTGCTACCCCCCGGGGTCGACGGACTCCTCACGAATCTGTGCGTGGCATGGAACGGACTGCTGGATCAGAAGCTCGACGAACTCGAGGCCGAGCGGCCCTCCCTCCGGATCACCCGTCTCGATTCCTTCGCGCTCATCAACGACATGATCGCGAATCCGGCCGACTACGGCTTCACGAACGTCACCGACGGCGCGATCTACCACCTTCCCTCGGCCAACCCCGATGACTACCTCTTCTGGGATCCGGTGCACCCGACCACCACGGCCCATTCCTATGTGGCCGCCGCGGCTTACGAGGCCCTCCAGGAAGACTACGTCATCTACCGGACCCCCGCCGGGAAACGCGGACAGCACGCGAGGCGCTGCGACCCGGTTTCGGTCTCCCCCGGTCACGCCCGCCGTCCGGCGTGGGCGGGCCACTGA
- the mgtE gene encoding magnesium transporter yields MTSTPPETVAEPTDEIANDRPWEALVEKIDADDNAGAAELLAELSVEDQRLAMAHLPTDSQAKLIETLPPEAAAEVLEALPEVQAVEVLELLPSESAADIIEMLPGSIGSDFLREMDEEDSEAVLAELDDPDEADKLRTRADYEWDTAGGLMRARLASFQETATVGDVLAELGENAETYADMDVQYVYVTGDQGILRGVLRLRDLVLTPRPTPVSRVMIADPISVHVGDNFESLRKLFDEKNYIGLPVVEDGGVLVGVITRQAVREATSEHRTEDYLHAQGILGGEELRSMPMAARCGRRLAWLGPNIVLNLVAASVIAMYEDTLQAVIALAVFLPIVSDMSGCSGNQAVAVSIRELTLGVIRPTEFLRIVWKEGILGIVNGFVLGLLLGTIAALWKGNVYLGLVVGGALCLNTILSVLLGGMVPLFLKRLKVDPALASGPILTTCTDMCGFFLVLNLASVVLAKLV; encoded by the coding sequence ATGACTTCGACGCCACCGGAAACTGTCGCCGAGCCGACCGACGAGATCGCCAACGACCGCCCGTGGGAGGCACTCGTCGAGAAAATCGATGCCGACGACAACGCAGGCGCCGCCGAGCTGCTTGCCGAGCTGAGCGTCGAGGACCAGCGGCTCGCGATGGCGCACCTGCCCACGGACTCGCAGGCGAAACTCATCGAGACGCTGCCACCCGAAGCCGCCGCCGAAGTGCTCGAGGCCCTTCCCGAGGTGCAGGCGGTCGAGGTGCTCGAACTGCTGCCCTCCGAGTCGGCGGCCGACATCATCGAGATGCTGCCCGGCTCGATCGGATCCGACTTCCTGCGGGAAATGGACGAGGAGGATTCCGAGGCGGTCCTCGCCGAACTCGACGACCCGGACGAGGCGGACAAGCTGCGGACCCGCGCCGACTACGAGTGGGACACCGCCGGCGGCCTGATGCGCGCCCGGCTGGCCTCGTTCCAGGAAACCGCCACCGTCGGCGACGTCCTCGCGGAACTCGGTGAGAATGCCGAGACTTACGCCGACATGGACGTCCAGTACGTCTACGTCACCGGTGATCAGGGAATCCTCCGCGGCGTGCTTCGCCTCCGCGACCTGGTCCTGACCCCCCGCCCCACGCCGGTCTCGCGGGTGATGATTGCCGACCCCATTTCCGTCCATGTCGGCGACAATTTCGAGAGCCTGCGGAAGCTGTTCGATGAGAAGAACTACATCGGTCTGCCCGTGGTGGAGGACGGTGGCGTTCTGGTCGGCGTGATCACCCGGCAGGCCGTGCGGGAAGCGACCTCGGAACACCGGACCGAAGACTACCTCCACGCCCAGGGCATCCTCGGCGGCGAGGAACTGCGCTCGATGCCGATGGCGGCCCGCTGCGGCAGGCGGCTCGCGTGGCTCGGTCCGAACATCGTGCTCAACCTCGTCGCCGCCAGTGTGATCGCGATGTATGAGGACACCCTGCAGGCGGTCATCGCGCTCGCCGTCTTCCTGCCGATCGTCTCGGACATGAGCGGCTGCTCCGGCAACCAGGCCGTCGCCGTTTCGATCCGCGAGCTGACCCTCGGCGTGATCCGCCCGACCGAGTTCCTGCGCATCGTGTGGAAGGAAGGCATCCTCGGCATTGTGAACGGCTTCGTTCTCGGCCTGCTGCTCGGGACCATCGCCGCGCTGTGGAAAGGAAACGTCTATCTCGGTCTCGTCGTCGGTGGAGCGCTGTGCCTGAACACCATCCTGTCGGTCCTCCTCGGAGGCATGGTCCCGCTTTTCCTCAAGCGCCTGAAAGTCGATCCCGCCCTCGCATCCGGCCCGATCCTCACGACCTGCACCGACATGTGCGGGTTCTTCCTCGTCCTCAATCTCGCCTCGGTCGTGCTCGCGAAGCTCGTCTGA